A window of the Bradyrhizobium diazoefficiens genome harbors these coding sequences:
- a CDS encoding RNA pyrophosphohydrolase yields the protein MTNEKPYRPNVGIALFNADGRVLIGHRFKGDGPEIILPGLDWQMPQGGVDEGEVLRDAAMRELWEETSVVSADYLGETDWLTYEFPPYDGPQTHRLAKFRGQRQKWFALRFTGKDDEIDPLTPRNDQPAEFDAWRWERLDRVAEIVVPFRREVYRAVAERFAPFAN from the coding sequence GTGACGAACGAAAAACCCTACCGCCCCAACGTGGGCATCGCGCTGTTCAATGCCGACGGCCGTGTGCTGATCGGGCACCGCTTCAAGGGCGATGGCCCCGAGATCATTTTGCCGGGGCTCGACTGGCAGATGCCGCAGGGCGGTGTCGACGAGGGCGAGGTCTTGCGCGATGCCGCCATGCGCGAGCTCTGGGAGGAGACCAGCGTCGTCAGCGCCGACTATCTCGGCGAGACCGACTGGCTCACCTACGAATTCCCGCCCTATGACGGCCCGCAGACGCATCGGCTGGCCAAATTTCGCGGCCAGCGCCAAAAATGGTTCGCACTGCGTTTCACCGGCAAGGATGACGAGATCGATCCGCTGACGCCGCGCAACGACCAGCCTGCGGAATTCGACGCCTGGCGCTGGGAGCGGCTCGACCGTGTCGCCGAGATCGTGGTGCCGTTCCGCCGCGAGGTCTATCGCGCCGTGGCCGAGCGGTTTGCGCCCTTCGCAAACTGA
- a CDS encoding RNA pyrophosphohydrolase produces MARYEDLPYRTCVGVMLINAKGLVFIGRRAGGIEHVDDSHVWQMPQGGVDPGEDNWAAAKRELYEETSVRSIERLGEVADWLIYDIPRTVAGRAWKGRFRGQRQKWFAVRFTGKDSEINVEKPGGGGHKAEFVSWRWEPMKNLPQLIIPFKRPVYERVVKEFSALADD; encoded by the coding sequence ATGGCGCGTTATGAGGATCTGCCCTACCGAACCTGCGTCGGAGTGATGCTGATCAATGCGAAGGGTCTGGTGTTCATCGGTCGTCGTGCCGGCGGCATCGAGCATGTCGACGACAGCCACGTCTGGCAGATGCCCCAAGGCGGCGTCGATCCCGGCGAGGACAATTGGGCCGCCGCGAAGCGCGAGCTCTATGAAGAGACAAGCGTGCGCTCGATCGAGCGGCTCGGCGAGGTTGCGGACTGGCTGATCTACGACATCCCGCGCACGGTGGCGGGGCGCGCCTGGAAAGGCCGGTTCCGCGGCCAGCGCCAGAAATGGTTCGCGGTACGCTTCACCGGCAAGGACAGCGAGATCAACGTCGAGAAGCCCGGCGGCGGCGGCCACAAGGCCGAGTTCGTCAGCTGGCGCTGGGAACCGATGAAAAACCTCCCGCAGCTGATCATCCCGTTCAAGCGCCCGGTCTACGAGCGCGTGGTGAAGGAATTTTCCGCACTCGCCGATGACTAA
- a CDS encoding divergent polysaccharide deacetylase family protein, with protein sequence MTETADDLSAPLGQDQPRRKRRLRLPFTAMQLLAVMLGLFLVAFAGFAIFNKDPLGGEPMTRIAIRDPKAAEEKPAAGHGEQPPQESKPATKEAPKEAASSEHKTVTMIDGSTGARHDVVIGAGDVADKGEAASAPPPVMAGIDPKLLEKSRYGMIPVMSGDLKPFNVYAAEADRAKAAKMPVVAIVIGGLGVGAAKTTDAIMKLPGAVTLAFTPYGADPGKLAERARAQRHEIFLQIPMEPYDFPDNDPGPQTLLTSLTADQNTDRLYWHLSRMQGYVGITNFMGARFVATEPAMQPIIREASKRGLGFFDDGSSPRSIAPQAAGSLGVPFGKGDIALDAVPTPTEIDRALNKLEAVARERGVAVGTASALPVSIERVGVWIKTLSDRGILLVPLTTAMLKSKSS encoded by the coding sequence ATGACTGAAACGGCCGATGATCTGAGCGCCCCGCTCGGACAGGACCAGCCGCGCCGGAAACGGCGGTTGCGGCTGCCGTTCACGGCCATGCAGCTACTGGCGGTCATGCTCGGCCTGTTCCTGGTCGCCTTTGCCGGCTTCGCCATTTTCAACAAGGATCCGCTCGGCGGCGAGCCGATGACGCGGATCGCGATCCGCGATCCGAAAGCTGCCGAGGAGAAGCCCGCGGCCGGCCATGGCGAGCAGCCCCCTCAGGAGAGCAAGCCCGCGACCAAGGAGGCGCCGAAAGAGGCCGCCTCCAGCGAGCACAAGACTGTCACCATGATCGACGGCTCAACCGGCGCGCGCCACGACGTGGTGATCGGCGCAGGCGACGTCGCCGACAAGGGCGAGGCGGCTTCCGCGCCGCCGCCCGTCATGGCCGGGATCGATCCAAAACTGCTGGAGAAATCCCGCTACGGCATGATTCCCGTGATGTCAGGCGATCTCAAGCCGTTCAACGTCTACGCCGCCGAGGCCGACCGCGCCAAGGCCGCGAAAATGCCTGTGGTGGCGATCGTGATCGGCGGCCTCGGCGTTGGCGCCGCCAAGACCACCGATGCGATCATGAAGCTGCCGGGCGCGGTGACGCTGGCCTTCACGCCCTATGGCGCCGACCCCGGCAAGCTCGCCGAACGCGCCCGCGCCCAGCGCCACGAGATCTTCCTGCAGATCCCGATGGAGCCCTACGACTTCCCGGACAACGATCCCGGGCCGCAGACGCTGCTGACCTCGCTCACCGCCGACCAGAACACCGACCGCCTGTACTGGCACCTGAGCCGGATGCAGGGCTATGTCGGCATCACCAATTTCATGGGCGCCCGCTTCGTCGCGACGGAGCCGGCGATGCAGCCGATCATCCGCGAGGCCTCCAAGCGCGGCCTCGGCTTCTTCGACGACGGTTCCTCGCCCCGCAGCATCGCGCCGCAGGCCGCAGGAAGCCTGGGTGTTCCCTTCGGCAAGGGCGACATCGCGCTCGACGCGGTGCCAACGCCGACCGAGATCGACCGTGCCCTGAACAAGCTGGAAGCGGTCGCCCGGGAACGCGGCGTCGCCGTCGGCACCGCCTCTGCGCTACCCGTCTCGATCGAGCGGGTCGGCGTCTGGATCAAGACATTGAGTGACCGGGGTATCCTTTTGGTGCCATTGACAACCGCGATGCTGAAATCAAAATCCAGCTAA
- a CDS encoding murein hydrolase activator EnvC family protein gives MRAPILNLLLIASCAGASLFAGESLAQAQTAAPAPQTAAISPDAIKQREQELEAARASKKSAEEAQAKLKAEITSLGQDRTQLNQQLIDTAANVRTVETKIDEAEARLRTLNGREQQARTSLDSRRADIVEVLAALQRAGRRTPPALLVRPEDALQSLRTAMLLGAVVPELRGRAEKIASELGELVALRKSIASERDQLASDRDKIRNDQTRLAALVDERQRQQSSREKDLDAENSRAITLSKQVGDLQGLIAKMEQDLQSAAKAAEKAAEAAKQAEAKEAKAAAANAAANAKPGPAVFKDRSRTSPAILFASAKGLLPLPVNGNKIRDFGGSDGVGGVQKGISLATKPGSQITTPCDGWVVYAGPFRSYGQLLILNAGGGYHVLIAGMERISVNIGQFVLTGEPVATMGSTSQVASILATNASQPVLYVEFRKDGTPIDPGPWWAANEGEKVRG, from the coding sequence ATGCGCGCGCCGATCCTCAATCTCCTGCTGATTGCGAGTTGCGCCGGCGCAAGCCTCTTCGCTGGAGAAAGCCTCGCGCAAGCCCAGACGGCGGCACCGGCGCCACAGACCGCAGCCATCTCGCCCGACGCCATCAAGCAGCGTGAGCAGGAGCTGGAAGCCGCGCGCGCAAGCAAGAAGAGCGCGGAAGAGGCGCAGGCCAAGCTGAAGGCCGAGATCACCTCGCTCGGCCAGGACCGCACCCAGCTCAATCAGCAATTGATCGACACCGCCGCCAATGTCCGAACCGTCGAGACCAAGATCGACGAGGCCGAAGCGCGGCTAAGGACGCTGAACGGCCGCGAGCAGCAGGCGCGCACCTCGCTGGATTCGCGCCGCGCCGATATTGTCGAGGTGCTGGCGGCCCTGCAGCGCGCCGGACGACGCACCCCGCCGGCGCTGCTGGTGCGGCCCGAAGACGCGCTGCAATCGCTGCGCACGGCGATGCTGCTCGGCGCCGTCGTGCCGGAATTGCGCGGCCGCGCCGAGAAGATCGCGAGCGAGCTCGGCGAGCTCGTGGCCCTGCGCAAGAGCATCGCGAGCGAGCGCGACCAGCTCGCCTCCGACCGCGACAAGATCCGCAACGACCAGACCCGGCTCGCGGCCCTGGTCGACGAACGGCAGCGCCAGCAGTCCTCGCGCGAAAAGGACCTCGACGCCGAGAATTCGCGCGCCATCACGCTGTCGAAGCAGGTCGGCGATCTCCAGGGGCTGATCGCCAAGATGGAGCAGGATCTGCAAAGCGCGGCCAAGGCGGCTGAGAAGGCGGCCGAGGCCGCCAAGCAGGCCGAGGCCAAGGAGGCCAAAGCAGCTGCGGCAAACGCGGCCGCCAACGCCAAACCCGGCCCGGCCGTGTTCAAGGATCGCTCCCGGACCAGCCCGGCCATCCTGTTCGCCTCAGCCAAGGGGCTCCTGCCGTTGCCGGTTAACGGTAACAAGATCAGGGACTTTGGCGGTTCCGACGGGGTCGGCGGGGTCCAGAAGGGCATTTCGCTGGCAACCAAGCCCGGTTCGCAAATCACAACGCCGTGCGACGGCTGGGTGGTTTATGCCGGTCCGTTCCGCAGCTATGGACAACTCTTGATCCTCAACGCCGGTGGCGGGTATCATGTCCTGATCGCCGGGATGGAGCGCATTTCGGTCAACATCGGCCAGTTTGTGCTCACGGGGGAGCCGGTCGCGACGATGGGGTCGACCTCTCAAGTCGCCTCCATTCTCGCCACGAACGCGAGTCAACCTGTGCTGTATGTCGAGTTCCGCAAAGACGGCACTCCAATCGATCCAGGCCCATGGTGGGCCGCAAATGAAGGCGAGAAGGTTCGCGGATGA